In the genome of Streptomyces globosus, one region contains:
- a CDS encoding transglutaminase-like domain-containing protein, whose protein sequence is MQVIPLSPDERAYTSASEAIDHDHPYVRELAGSLWSAHGDAYSYAKAAFEFVRDTVPHSADSGDLRVSWRASDVLATRNGICHAKSHALVALLRARGIPAGLCYQRLTEDDGTEPLVHGLTALRLPGSRGWARQDPRGNKPGVDAQFRLGAERLAFPVRPGLGETDYPDLYADPHPAVLTALRGSADRRELWQNLPKAL, encoded by the coding sequence ATGCAGGTGATCCCGCTGAGCCCGGACGAGCGCGCGTACACATCGGCGAGCGAAGCCATCGACCACGACCATCCGTACGTCCGGGAGCTGGCCGGCAGCCTGTGGTCCGCCCACGGCGACGCATACTCATACGCCAAGGCGGCCTTCGAGTTCGTCCGCGACACCGTCCCGCACTCCGCCGACTCCGGCGACCTGCGCGTCTCCTGGCGCGCCTCCGACGTCCTCGCCACCCGCAACGGCATCTGCCACGCCAAGTCGCACGCCCTCGTCGCCCTGCTGCGGGCCCGGGGCATCCCGGCCGGCCTCTGCTACCAGCGGCTGACCGAGGACGACGGCACCGAGCCCCTCGTCCACGGACTCACCGCCCTCCGCCTCCCCGGCTCCCGCGGCTGGGCCCGCCAGGACCCGCGCGGCAACAAGCCCGGCGTGGACGCCCAGTTCCGGCTCGGTGCCGAACGGCTGGCCTTCCCCGTCCGCCCCGGGCTCGGCGAGACGGACTACCCCGACCTGTACGCCGACCCCCACCCGGCCGTCCTCACGGCCCTCCGCGGTTCCGCCGACCGCCGCGAACTGTGGCAGAACCTGCCGAAGGCCCTGTAG